The following proteins are encoded in a genomic region of Pseudoxanthomonas suwonensis 11-1:
- a CDS encoding tetratricopeptide repeat protein gives MQQAGPRPAPGVWRFGEAGLHETEGRLEVAGSARALDRSSLQILRLLLRHAGEVVTKDELLEAGWPGRMVAENSLAKAVSRLRAALGDAAEVRAVHGYGYRLACRARFEPASTGSDRAAPRQPEGGDTLPGEASWTLVRPLGEGGSGVTWLARSPVHGERVLKLARDEAGLRGLRREVALARYIHEAIPGQAHVAPVLGWNLEEPPCWLELPYFPGGNLLEWVRARAGAATLDEATRLSLCVSLCEAVAAIHDLGIIHRDLKPENLYPVEDERGLRVVLADLGAGEALAPALPGEAPASGSAPGQGSLDPLATGSLLYIAPEVAAGDAATQRSDVYALGVLVFQLLSGDLRGALGPGWEARIADPLLREDIALAAATDPRRRTLDARTLGARLRGLEARRAGRRAAREQALQARLQAWRRRRELRRRRFGLAVTLALGAGLLATGWMYLESERRRHQAETATAQREAMLAFVTRDILGQADPYDSRSSRATASGIRAAVDRAASRVDGRLQSDPLAAAAVHGMLGSIYFAQDAHDRAITHLEKARAYSLAGGIGDPAGLVQVETTLCDVYRIGGRIDAAEDACASAMEHARGAGEPARQLATLKLGQLRGEQGRQEESLQLLQPLLQAGAFAGDPRLRGELHWALGLSERSRGNYPAARAHFEQLLQAARAMGDDSSWLGWAYNSLGSVLVETGDYARADAVLLRARDVFARTQGEDQIEAQMPEAWRAEIRLLRGQWDEATEILQRIRAAWQDHLPPQHSQQQRIAASLAWADAMAGRSAEAAAALAGVPRRDDPARKRGERTSASRTLRWTRAALALGELDRAGELLDLFEEELGTGLPEPHPLRVEAACLRTEWASLRGEALLARESGQACRTGMARYYAPTDPRLRHLQATRVALATGATAP, from the coding sequence ATGCAGCAAGCCGGTCCCCGGCCTGCTCCAGGGGTATGGCGGTTCGGCGAGGCCGGGCTGCACGAGACGGAGGGCCGCCTGGAGGTGGCGGGCAGCGCGCGCGCGCTCGACCGCAGCAGCCTGCAGATCCTGCGCCTGCTGCTGCGCCATGCCGGCGAGGTGGTCACCAAGGACGAACTGCTCGAGGCCGGCTGGCCTGGACGGATGGTGGCCGAGAACTCCCTGGCCAAGGCGGTCAGCCGCCTGCGCGCGGCCCTGGGCGATGCGGCCGAGGTCCGTGCGGTGCATGGCTACGGCTACCGCCTGGCCTGCCGGGCGCGCTTCGAGCCCGCCTCCACCGGTTCCGATCGCGCGGCGCCCCGCCAGCCGGAGGGCGGCGACACCCTCCCCGGCGAGGCCAGCTGGACCCTGGTGCGTCCCCTCGGGGAGGGCGGCAGCGGGGTGACCTGGCTCGCCCGCTCCCCGGTCCACGGCGAGCGGGTGCTGAAACTGGCCCGCGACGAGGCCGGCCTGCGCGGGCTGCGCCGCGAGGTCGCGCTGGCGCGCTACATCCACGAGGCGATACCTGGGCAGGCCCATGTCGCACCGGTGCTGGGCTGGAACCTGGAGGAGCCCCCCTGCTGGCTGGAGCTGCCGTACTTCCCCGGGGGCAACCTGCTGGAGTGGGTACGCGCCCGCGCTGGCGCGGCGACCCTGGACGAAGCCACCCGCCTGTCCCTGTGCGTGTCCCTGTGCGAGGCGGTGGCCGCGATCCACGACCTGGGCATCATCCACCGCGACCTGAAGCCGGAGAACCTCTACCCGGTCGAGGACGAGCGCGGGCTGCGCGTGGTGCTGGCCGACCTCGGCGCCGGCGAGGCGCTGGCGCCGGCGCTGCCGGGCGAGGCCCCGGCTTCCGGCAGTGCTCCCGGCCAGGGCAGCCTCGATCCGCTGGCCACCGGCAGCCTGCTGTACATCGCGCCCGAAGTGGCTGCCGGCGACGCGGCGACCCAGCGTTCGGACGTCTACGCCCTGGGCGTGCTGGTGTTCCAGCTGCTGTCCGGAGACCTGCGCGGCGCGCTGGGTCCGGGCTGGGAAGCACGCATCGCCGATCCGCTGCTGCGCGAGGACATCGCCCTGGCCGCGGCCACCGATCCGCGCCGCCGCACCCTCGATGCGCGCACCCTCGGCGCCCGCCTGCGCGGACTGGAGGCACGCCGCGCCGGACGCCGCGCCGCCCGCGAGCAGGCGCTGCAGGCCCGGTTGCAGGCATGGCGGCGCCGGCGCGAGCTGCGCCGCCGCCGGTTCGGCCTGGCGGTGACCCTGGCCTTGGGCGCGGGACTGCTCGCCACCGGCTGGATGTACCTGGAATCCGAGCGCCGCCGGCACCAGGCCGAGACCGCCACCGCCCAGCGCGAGGCGATGCTGGCCTTCGTCACCCGCGACATCCTCGGCCAGGCCGACCCGTACGACAGCCGCAGCAGCCGCGCCACCGCCAGCGGGATCCGCGCCGCGGTCGACCGCGCTGCTTCGCGCGTGGACGGACGCCTGCAGTCCGATCCGCTGGCCGCCGCCGCCGTGCACGGCATGCTCGGCAGCATCTACTTCGCCCAGGACGCCCACGACCGCGCCATCACCCACCTGGAGAAGGCGCGCGCGTATTCGCTTGCTGGCGGCATCGGCGATCCTGCCGGGCTGGTCCAGGTCGAAACCACGCTGTGCGACGTGTACCGCATCGGCGGCCGCATCGATGCAGCCGAGGACGCCTGCGCCAGCGCGATGGAGCACGCGCGCGGCGCGGGCGAGCCGGCGCGGCAGCTGGCCACCCTCAAGCTCGGCCAGCTGCGCGGCGAGCAGGGGCGCCAGGAGGAGAGCCTGCAACTGCTGCAACCGCTGCTACAGGCCGGCGCCTTCGCCGGGGATCCGCGCCTGCGCGGCGAGCTGCACTGGGCGCTGGGCCTGTCCGAGCGTTCGCGCGGGAACTACCCGGCCGCGCGCGCCCACTTCGAGCAGTTGCTGCAGGCGGCCAGGGCCATGGGCGACGACAGTTCCTGGCTAGGCTGGGCCTACAACTCGCTGGGCAGCGTGCTGGTGGAGACCGGCGATTACGCACGTGCCGACGCCGTGCTGCTGCGCGCGCGCGACGTGTTCGCCCGCACCCAGGGCGAGGACCAGATCGAGGCGCAGATGCCCGAGGCCTGGCGCGCCGAGATCCGCCTGCTGCGTGGGCAGTGGGACGAGGCTACGGAGATCCTGCAGCGCATCCGCGCGGCCTGGCAGGACCACCTGCCGCCGCAGCATTCGCAGCAGCAGCGCATCGCCGCCAGCCTGGCCTGGGCCGACGCCATGGCCGGGCGCAGCGCCGAGGCCGCCGCGGCCCTGGCCGGCGTCCCGCGCCGCGACGATCCGGCGCGCAAGCGCGGCGAGCGCACCAGCGCTTCGCGCACCCTGCGCTGGACCCGCGCCGCGCTGGCCCTGGGCGAGCTGGACCGCGCCGGCGAACTGCTGGACCTGTTCGAGGAGGAACTTGGCACCGGCCTGCCCGAGCCGCACCCGCTACGGGTCGAGGCCGCCTGCCTGCGCACGGAGTGGGCATCGCTGCGGGGCGAGGCGTTGCTGGCGCGGGAGAGCGGCCAGGCCTGCCGCACCGGCATGGCGCGCTACTACGCGCCCACCGACCCGCGCCTGCGCCACCTGCAGGCGACCCGCGTCGCCCTCGCCACGGGCGCGACCGCGCCCTGA
- a CDS encoding M48 family metallopeptidase, whose translation MPASTRRLIARAPQRVERDTVELVLEDGRNITVQRVRDPRARRVKLSIDERGPRLTLPLRASLVTGERFLHEHRGWLQAQLARHQPAGDCAALQPGTSTHLPLRGEDVPLHWDEGRYLRIERREDGIHVQLPPRVSPASLARALRAFYEAEARADIGRWLPAYLPRLPRAPRAIRLKVLSSLWGSLAPDGSMALDIALVLGRPSAFEYVLVHELCHLLQANHSPAFWREVEQRFPAWRDEREYFHREGRRLKARLRALLA comes from the coding sequence ATGCCTGCCTCGACACGCCGCCTGATCGCCCGCGCCCCGCAGCGCGTGGAACGCGACACGGTCGAGCTGGTGCTGGAGGATGGCCGCAACATCACCGTGCAACGCGTGCGCGATCCGCGCGCGCGGCGGGTGAAGTTGAGCATCGACGAGCGCGGCCCGCGCCTGACCCTGCCGCTGCGCGCCAGCCTGGTCACCGGCGAGCGTTTCCTGCACGAGCATCGCGGCTGGTTGCAGGCGCAGCTGGCACGGCACCAGCCGGCCGGGGACTGCGCGGCACTGCAGCCGGGCACCAGCACCCACCTGCCGCTGCGCGGCGAGGATGTGCCGCTGCACTGGGACGAGGGCCGCTACCTGCGCATCGAGCGGCGCGAGGACGGCATCCACGTGCAGCTGCCGCCACGCGTGTCGCCAGCGTCGCTGGCGCGTGCGCTGCGTGCGTTCTACGAGGCCGAGGCGCGCGCCGACATCGGCCGCTGGCTGCCGGCCTACCTGCCTAGGCTGCCGCGCGCGCCGCGCGCGATCCGGCTGAAGGTGCTGTCCTCGCTGTGGGGCTCGCTGGCCCCGGATGGCAGCATGGCACTGGACATCGCCCTGGTGCTCGGACGGCCCTCGGCCTTCGAGTACGTGCTGGTCCACGAGCTCTGCCACCTGCTCCAGGCCAACCACTCGCCCGCGTTCTGGCGCGAGGTGGAGCAACGGTTCCCGGCCTGGCGCGACGAGCGCGAATACTTCCACCGCGAAGGCCGGCGCCTTAAGGCGCGCCTGCGCGCCCTGCTGGCCTGA
- a CDS encoding SMP-30/gluconolactonase/LRE family protein, with amino-acid sequence MSRPVRTALSAAVFALVLGACQRGDDTPAADTTPAPEQPAASTVDADAPSAASSNPYCSGEAGTAPSGELVAQRIRGADGDGANGLYEGPVWNGQALYFSDFRFSDGFPSRIRRLGADGTVETAIEDSGSNGLALGSDGALVAATHDRKELSRYDLADGSRIRIVGEFEGQPFNSPNDLVIGTDGTIWFTDPDFQRSAAPGGQPKTRVYRVGTDGQVSVVDDSIANPNGIALSPDGRTLYVAGGGDQGVLRAYPLDEAGQAGAGRDLASTAVPDGMAIDCLGNIYLTEHNNRRVRVLSPEGDALATITVDANITNAAFGGPQRRTLYLTGAGAVWSIDLEVAGLPY; translated from the coding sequence ATGAGCCGTCCTGTCCGTACCGCCCTTTCCGCCGCCGTGTTCGCGCTCGTGCTGGGCGCCTGCCAGCGTGGCGACGACACGCCCGCCGCCGACACCACGCCCGCGCCGGAACAGCCCGCCGCGTCCACCGTCGATGCGGACGCACCGTCCGCCGCCTCGTCCAATCCCTACTGCAGTGGCGAAGCGGGCACCGCGCCGTCGGGCGAACTGGTGGCGCAACGCATCCGCGGCGCCGATGGCGATGGCGCCAACGGCCTGTACGAGGGCCCGGTGTGGAACGGGCAGGCGCTGTACTTCTCCGACTTCCGCTTCAGCGATGGCTTCCCCTCGCGCATCCGCCGCCTGGGCGCCGACGGCACCGTGGAGACGGCGATCGAGGACAGCGGCAGCAACGGCCTGGCCCTGGGCAGCGACGGCGCGCTGGTGGCAGCCACCCACGACCGCAAGGAACTGTCGCGCTACGACCTGGCCGATGGCTCGCGCATCCGCATCGTCGGCGAGTTCGAGGGCCAGCCGTTCAATTCGCCCAACGACCTGGTGATCGGCACCGACGGCACCATCTGGTTCACCGACCCGGACTTCCAGCGCTCCGCCGCGCCGGGCGGCCAGCCGAAGACCCGCGTCTACCGCGTCGGCACCGATGGCCAGGTCTCGGTGGTCGACGACAGCATTGCCAATCCCAATGGCATCGCCCTGTCGCCCGATGGCCGCACCCTGTACGTGGCCGGCGGCGGCGACCAGGGCGTGCTGCGTGCGTATCCACTGGACGAGGCGGGACAGGCCGGCGCGGGCCGCGACCTCGCCAGCACCGCTGTGCCCGACGGCATGGCGATCGACTGCCTCGGCAACATCTACCTGACCGAGCACAACAACCGCCGCGTGCGTGTGCTCTCGCCGGAGGGCGACGCGCTGGCCACGATCACGGTGGACGCCAACATCACCAACGCCGCATTCGGTGGCCCGCAGCGGCGCACGCTCTACCTCACCGGCGCCGGCGCGGTGTGGTCGATCGACCTGGAGGTGGCCGGCCTGCCCTACTGA
- a CDS encoding DUF1820 family protein, with amino-acid sequence MAKPLYKVTFLNHGKVYELYARHVGGSSLWGFTEVGELVFDVHEGLVVDPTEERLRDEFGNTKMLHLPMQSIIRVEEVERKGQSAIRDAATGEKVVTPFPLPAKPR; translated from the coding sequence ATGGCCAAGCCGCTGTACAAGGTCACCTTCCTCAACCACGGAAAGGTCTACGAGCTTTACGCCCGCCATGTGGGGGGAAGCTCGCTGTGGGGCTTCACCGAGGTCGGCGAGCTGGTGTTCGACGTGCACGAGGGCCTGGTGGTCGATCCCACCGAGGAGCGCCTGCGCGACGAGTTCGGCAATACGAAGATGCTGCACCTGCCGATGCAGAGCATCATCCGGGTCGAGGAAGTGGAGCGGAAAGGCCAGTCGGCGATCCGCGACGCGGCCACCGGCGAGAAGGTGGTCACGCCCTTCCCGCTGCCGGCCAAGCCGCGCTGA
- a CDS encoding rhomboid family intramembrane serine protease, translating into MFVSLPSRRKPSPRWATPLLFAALWLAFLWMLGRPDEARRSLWMAWGALGRDLAGGLPSWGAWLAALQDGSISRLFTALFLHADWAHLLGNLVFLLIFGLPAERAMGPWRFLLLFLAGGAIANLAAVIVIDDPHRAVIGASGAVSAVIGAYLALFPGARLGVVLPLGLFLEFVRAPAFLLIGIWAVLQVVFAYIGPAFGEVAWAAHVAGFLFGVVFALLVRAGIARRMRRQKGY; encoded by the coding sequence ATGTTCGTCTCATTGCCTTCACGCCGTAAGCCTTCCCCGCGCTGGGCCACCCCCCTGCTGTTCGCCGCGCTGTGGCTGGCGTTCCTGTGGATGCTGGGGCGTCCGGACGAGGCCCGGCGCAGCCTGTGGATGGCCTGGGGCGCCCTGGGCCGGGACCTGGCCGGCGGCCTTCCATCCTGGGGCGCATGGCTGGCGGCGCTGCAGGACGGCAGCATTTCGCGCCTCTTCACCGCGCTGTTCCTGCACGCCGACTGGGCCCACCTGCTGGGCAACCTGGTGTTCCTGCTGATCTTCGGCCTGCCGGCCGAGCGGGCGATGGGGCCGTGGCGGTTCCTGCTCCTGTTCCTGGCCGGCGGTGCGATCGCCAACCTGGCCGCGGTGATCGTGATCGACGATCCGCACCGCGCGGTGATCGGCGCCAGTGGCGCGGTTTCGGCGGTGATCGGTGCGTACCTAGCCCTGTTCCCCGGCGCGCGCCTGGGCGTGGTCCTGCCGCTGGGCCTGTTCCTGGAATTCGTGCGTGCGCCGGCGTTCCTGCTGATCGGCATCTGGGCGGTGCTGCAGGTGGTGTTCGCCTACATCGGCCCGGCCTTCGGCGAGGTGGCCTGGGCCGCGCACGTGGCCGGCTTCCTGTTCGGCGTGGTGTTCGCCCTGCTGGTGCGCGCCGGCATCGCCCGGCGCATGCGCCGGCAGAAGGGCTACTGA
- a CDS encoding outer membrane protein transport protein, whose amino-acid sequence MHYAHSFTRLSALALGIAGALACGNADAAAFQLKENSAKGLGRAFAGSTSAEGDASVVATNPASMRLLEGTQFQADLAAISFSADLKDYSARHNGPNGPGTGQPVSGGNGGDAGMIAPVPAAYFHRAFGENDNMHFGVSLQVPFGFKTEYDTDWIGRYHGIKTDLKAIDLGASFSYDLNPYVSFGASVFVEHLTIELSSAIDFGTAINGSAQQQAAATVLAAGGTPAQAAQAAQAAAAQMAAMGFTPGAADGRMTISGDNNAFGYVLGGTFSPTDHTHIALSYRSKVEHKITGGDAEFLVPANAAAVLAQSAPGQYVDTDGRATVTLPASATLSVTHAVNDQWKIMADISRTAWSSAFDQVTVDFGSNQADAVLEFGYNDTTFGSIGTEYRMSDTVTLRAGVAYDETPTSYAHRDVRVPDVTRKWLSLGIGWTPSEKVEYNFGYTHLFTNEPAISLVSPTGSTLQGKYDVGGDILAASINYKF is encoded by the coding sequence ATGCATTACGCCCACAGCTTCACCCGCCTTTCCGCGCTGGCCCTCGGCATCGCCGGCGCGCTGGCCTGCGGCAACGCCGACGCCGCCGCGTTCCAGCTGAAGGAGAACAGCGCCAAGGGCCTGGGTCGCGCCTTCGCCGGCTCGACCAGCGCCGAGGGCGATGCCTCGGTGGTCGCCACCAACCCGGCCTCCATGCGCCTGCTGGAGGGCACCCAGTTCCAGGCCGACCTGGCCGCGATCAGCTTCTCCGCTGACCTGAAGGACTACTCCGCCCGCCACAACGGCCCGAACGGCCCGGGCACCGGCCAGCCGGTCTCCGGCGGCAACGGCGGCGACGCGGGCATGATCGCGCCGGTCCCGGCGGCCTACTTCCACCGCGCCTTCGGCGAGAACGACAACATGCACTTCGGCGTGTCGCTGCAGGTGCCGTTCGGGTTCAAGACCGAGTACGACACCGACTGGATCGGCCGCTACCACGGCATCAAGACCGACCTGAAGGCGATCGACCTGGGCGCTTCGTTCTCGTACGACCTCAACCCGTACGTGTCCTTCGGCGCCAGCGTGTTCGTCGAGCACCTGACCATCGAGCTGAGCAGCGCGATCGACTTCGGCACCGCGATCAACGGCAGCGCCCAGCAGCAGGCCGCCGCCACGGTCCTCGCCGCCGGTGGCACCCCGGCCCAGGCCGCCCAGGCCGCCCAGGCCGCCGCGGCGCAGATGGCGGCCATGGGCTTCACCCCGGGCGCCGCCGATGGCCGCATGACCATCTCCGGCGACAACAACGCCTTCGGCTACGTGCTGGGCGGTACCTTCAGCCCGACCGACCACACCCACATCGCCCTGAGCTACCGCTCCAAGGTCGAGCACAAGATCACCGGCGGCGACGCCGAGTTCCTGGTCCCGGCCAACGCCGCGGCCGTGCTGGCGCAGTCCGCCCCGGGCCAGTACGTCGACACCGACGGCCGCGCCACCGTGACCCTGCCGGCCTCCGCCACCCTGAGCGTGACCCACGCGGTCAACGACCAGTGGAAGATCATGGCCGACATCAGCCGCACCGCCTGGTCCAGTGCGTTCGACCAGGTCACCGTCGACTTCGGTTCCAACCAGGCCGACGCGGTGCTGGAGTTCGGCTACAACGACACCACCTTCGGCTCGATCGGTACCGAGTACCGCATGTCCGACACCGTCACCCTGCGTGCCGGCGTCGCCTATGACGAGACCCCGACCAGCTACGCCCACCGCGACGTGCGCGTGCCGGACGTGACCCGCAAGTGGCTGTCGCTGGGCATCGGCTGGACCCCGTCGGAGAAGGTGGAATACAACTTCGGTTACACCCACCTGTTCACCAACGAGCCGGCCATCAGCCTGGTCTCGCCCACCGGCAGCACCCTGCAGGGCAAGTACGACGTTGGTGGCGACATCCTGGCCGCCTCGATCAATTACAAGTTCTGA
- a CDS encoding S41 family peptidase, which yields MRPAPVLLPLLLLAMPFTGLALEAPRDPSPVQSAPVEGVAPQPEPVDAEDAHDHEHQDEGEGEDAAAPVPATDDPDGGDATGSRVPMAEIQRYVAVYRAIKEAYVDPVDDRFLMQSAIEGLLMDLDPHSAYLDRDEAETFDEQTSGAYEGIGVELLQQQDRTLKIVAPIDGTPAARAGVLAGDVIVAIDGKPIAQIEGSEPLRGPAGSKVSITIVREGRDRPFDLEIQRETIRVTSVRSRMLEPGYGYVRLSTFQADTGADFRKHVDELQAKAGGRLRGLVLDLRSNPGGLLTAAVQVADELLESGAIVSTRGRVPASDTRFDATGGDRLEGAPVVVLVDAGSASAAEVLAGALRDNERARVVGSRTFGKGSVQTLLPLGNGDSVKLTTARYYTPSGRSIQASGIVPDVELQPDPKLIGGTAPTGAPRTVTEATLPGHLRGEEEGEGYQPGSPLPGDAPITAALAELKKLAGVAAAPAAARRE from the coding sequence ATGCGTCCTGCCCCCGTGCTGTTGCCCCTGCTGCTGCTCGCCATGCCGTTCACTGGCCTGGCCCTGGAAGCGCCGCGGGACCCGTCTCCCGTCCAGTCGGCTCCGGTCGAGGGCGTCGCGCCACAGCCCGAACCGGTGGATGCGGAGGATGCGCACGACCACGAACACCAGGACGAGGGCGAGGGCGAGGATGCCGCCGCGCCAGTGCCGGCCACCGACGATCCGGACGGCGGCGACGCCACCGGTTCGCGCGTGCCGATGGCGGAGATCCAGCGCTACGTCGCCGTGTACCGCGCGATCAAGGAGGCCTACGTCGATCCGGTCGACGACCGCTTCCTGATGCAGTCGGCGATCGAAGGCCTGCTGATGGACCTCGACCCGCACAGCGCCTACCTGGACCGTGACGAGGCCGAGACCTTCGACGAGCAGACCTCAGGCGCCTACGAGGGGATCGGCGTGGAACTGCTGCAGCAGCAGGACCGCACCCTGAAGATCGTGGCCCCGATCGACGGCACGCCCGCCGCGCGCGCCGGCGTGCTGGCGGGCGACGTGATCGTGGCCATCGACGGCAAGCCGATCGCTCAGATCGAAGGCAGCGAACCGCTGCGTGGCCCGGCGGGCTCGAAGGTCAGCATCACCATCGTGCGCGAGGGCCGCGATCGTCCGTTCGACCTGGAGATCCAGCGCGAGACCATCCGCGTCACCAGCGTGCGCAGCCGGATGCTCGAGCCGGGCTACGGCTACGTGCGCCTGAGCACCTTCCAGGCCGACACCGGCGCCGATTTCCGCAAGCACGTCGACGAGCTGCAGGCCAAGGCCGGTGGCAGGCTGCGCGGCCTGGTGCTGGACCTGCGCAGCAATCCCGGCGGCCTGCTGACCGCCGCGGTGCAGGTGGCCGACGAGCTGCTGGAGAGCGGCGCGATCGTCAGCACCCGCGGCCGCGTGCCGGCCAGCGATACCCGCTTCGACGCCACCGGCGGCGACCGCCTCGAGGGCGCGCCGGTGGTGGTGCTGGTGGATGCCGGTTCGGCCAGCGCCGCCGAGGTGCTGGCCGGCGCGCTGCGCGACAACGAGCGCGCGCGCGTGGTCGGCAGCCGCACCTTCGGCAAGGGTTCGGTGCAGACCCTGCTGCCGCTGGGCAATGGCGATTCGGTCAAGCTCACCACCGCGCGCTACTACACGCCCAGCGGGCGCTCGATCCAGGCCAGCGGCATCGTTCCCGATGTCGAACTGCAGCCGGATCCCAAGCTGATCGGCGGCACTGCCCCGACCGGTGCGCCGCGCACCGTGACCGAGGCGACCCTGCCCGGCCACCTGCGCGGCGAAGAGGAAGGCGAGGGCTACCAGCCCGGCTCGCCCCTGCCCGGCGATGCGCCGATCACCGCGGCCCTGGCCGAACTGAAGAAGCTGGCTGGCGTGGCGGCTGCACCGGCGGCGGCGCGTCGCGAGTAA
- the ttcA gene encoding tRNA 2-thiocytidine(32) synthetase TtcA, translating into MNAVLPLPEPVSRRTDPRVAQREQAKLAKRLRRQVGQAIADYAMIEDGDKVMVCLSGGKDSYTLLDVLLQLQKKAPVRFELVAVNLDQKQPGFPEHVLPEYLRGLGVPFHIIEQDTYSVVTRVVPEGKTMCSLCSRLRRGALYSYAAEHGFTKIALGHHRDDMVATFFMNLFHHAKISGMPPKLLSDDGRHVVIRPLAYVREEDIVQYAAARQFPIIPCNLCGSQENLQRRQVGLMLRQWEKEQPGRIEQIARAMADIRPSQLADPNLFDFAGLGHRDGAARADAHAWLAGEPHGEAAAEPPSGTT; encoded by the coding sequence ATGAACGCCGTCCTGCCCCTGCCCGAACCCGTCTCCCGCCGCACCGACCCGCGCGTGGCCCAGCGCGAACAGGCCAAGCTGGCCAAGCGCCTGCGCCGCCAGGTCGGCCAGGCGATCGCCGACTACGCCATGATCGAGGACGGCGACAAGGTGATGGTCTGCCTGTCCGGCGGCAAGGACAGCTACACCCTGCTGGACGTCCTTCTGCAGCTGCAGAAGAAGGCGCCGGTGCGGTTCGAGCTGGTGGCGGTGAACCTGGACCAGAAGCAGCCAGGCTTCCCCGAGCACGTGCTGCCTGAGTACCTGCGCGGGCTGGGGGTGCCGTTCCACATCATCGAGCAGGACACCTACTCGGTGGTCACCCGGGTGGTGCCCGAGGGCAAGACCATGTGCTCGCTGTGCTCGCGCCTGCGCCGCGGCGCGCTGTACTCGTACGCGGCCGAGCACGGCTTCACCAAGATCGCGCTGGGCCACCACCGCGACGACATGGTGGCCACGTTCTTCATGAACCTGTTCCACCACGCCAAGATCTCGGGCATGCCGCCCAAGCTGCTGTCCGACGACGGCCGCCACGTGGTGATCCGGCCGCTGGCCTACGTGCGCGAGGAGGACATCGTCCAGTACGCGGCCGCCCGCCAGTTCCCGATCATCCCCTGCAACCTGTGCGGCAGCCAGGAGAACCTGCAGCGCCGCCAGGTCGGGCTGATGCTCAGGCAGTGGGAGAAGGAGCAGCCGGGCCGGATCGAGCAGATCGCCCGCGCCATGGCCGACATCCGCCCTTCGCAGCTGGCCGACCCGAACCTGTTCGACTTCGCCGGCCTGGGCCATCGCGACGGTGCAGCGCGCGCCGACGCCCACGCCTGGCTGGCCGGCGAACCGCACGGCGAGGCCGCGGCCGAGCCGCCGTCCGGGACCACCTGA
- a CDS encoding recombination-associated protein RdgC: MFFRNLTFFRFPASHDFSQLDELLPEAALKPVGPLEMNSTGFISPFGRGEEALSHRVGNAIWLAVGSENKILPGSVVNELLAQKVAEIEEKEGRKLGGKARKRLKDDLLHELLPRAFVKTSRTDALLDLEHGFLAVDASSRKTAEMVASEIRRALGSFPAIPPNAEVAPRSVLTSWIAGEPLPEGLSLGEECELKDAMDGGAVVKAQNQELISDEIAKHLESGKQVTKLALNLDDHLSFVLGEDLIVRKLKFLEGAVDQLESTERDDLRAELDARFTLMAGEARRLFLVLESALKISKAEA; this comes from the coding sequence ATGTTCTTCCGCAACCTGACGTTCTTCCGCTTTCCCGCCTCCCACGATTTCTCCCAGCTCGACGAGCTCCTGCCCGAGGCCGCGCTCAAGCCGGTCGGGCCGCTGGAGATGAACTCCACCGGCTTCATTTCGCCCTTCGGCCGCGGCGAGGAGGCGTTGTCGCACCGCGTCGGCAACGCGATCTGGCTGGCGGTGGGCAGCGAGAACAAGATCCTGCCCGGCTCGGTGGTCAACGAACTGCTGGCGCAGAAGGTGGCCGAGATCGAGGAGAAGGAAGGCCGCAAGCTCGGCGGCAAGGCGCGCAAGCGGCTGAAGGACGACCTGCTGCACGAGCTGCTGCCGCGCGCCTTCGTGAAGACCTCGCGCACCGACGCCCTGCTGGACCTGGAACACGGTTTCCTCGCCGTGGACGCCTCCTCGCGCAAGACCGCCGAGATGGTGGCTTCGGAGATCCGCCGCGCACTGGGCAGCTTCCCGGCGATCCCGCCGAACGCGGAAGTGGCGCCGCGCAGCGTGCTGACCTCCTGGATCGCGGGCGAGCCGCTGCCGGAAGGTCTGTCGCTGGGCGAGGAGTGCGAGCTGAAGGACGCGATGGACGGCGGCGCGGTGGTGAAGGCGCAGAACCAGGAACTGATCAGCGACGAGATCGCCAAGCACCTGGAGTCCGGCAAGCAGGTCACCAAGCTGGCGCTGAACCTGGACGACCACCTGTCCTTCGTACTCGGCGAGGACCTGATCGTGCGCAAGCTGAAGTTCCTGGAAGGCGCGGTCGACCAGCTGGAAAGCACCGAGCGCGACGACCTGCGCGCCGAGCTGGACGCGCGTTTCACCCTGATGGCCGGCGAGGCCCGCCGCCTGTTCCTGGTACTGGAATCGGCGCTGAAGATCTCCAAGGCCGAGGCCTGA
- a CDS encoding YdcH family protein, with protein sequence MDTTSPSDIALKLAELRQQHRALDERIAQLAANAGDELEAKRLKRRKLQLKDCIARLESLLIPDEPA encoded by the coding sequence GTGGATACCACCAGCCCGTCCGACATCGCCCTCAAGCTCGCGGAACTGCGCCAACAGCACCGCGCACTGGACGAGCGTATCGCGCAGCTGGCGGCCAATGCGGGCGACGAGCTGGAAGCCAAGCGGCTGAAGCGGCGCAAGCTGCAGCTGAAGGACTGCATCGCCAGGCTGGAAAGCCTGCTGATCCCCGACGAGCCGGCCTGA